A window of Trichoderma atroviride chromosome 3, complete sequence contains these coding sequences:
- a CDS encoding uncharacterized protein (EggNog:ENOG41~TransMembrane:1 (n10-19c24/25o236-260i)) translates to MDSESETFKFCIIIGAGVGGLVQAAELLRKKVLQPQDLQILERHSDYGGVWKAATYPGAACDVFSCTYQVSWHRNPDWNYLFPTASELVQYYQNFAKYYKITDCTTFGQNVTQATWSEERSLWVVDVKDAQSGVCKRWTCRVLIQAAGTYNRTSTPQIPGMDRFTGNMWHASEWPAKYDFTGKSVAYVGTGPTSVQVLPYIQAQAKSVSVFCRSMTYCHPFSNFKYPAWIKWAFRWIPGFLALYAFMIGNLFGLWAYFAFRPASWMAKNTERYCRRTLEKQVPDDVLRQKLTPVGRFGSKRPLVSLSGFFETLQKDNVEVINYSIIAVDEYGVITKRPHTDDVVLQIDDPAAVSRQSSESQPKAQNLHIKADVLIWGTGFKMQGWGGAVPTTGRDDQILSDHWKSSPNALYGTMTSKFPNLIFMNGPNTTTPWSSLIRGLEMQAAFNLKIIRRIYQQSVTLPRYTIEPRREAEEAWTTSMQPELNKLATSPEYGPAFYYLNESGQNTFFFPWAQRYYQWRTRKLNIVEYVESGLSKSE, encoded by the exons ATGGACTCTGAGTCAGAAACTTTCAAATTTTGCATTATCATTGGCGCTGGTGTGGGTGGTCTTGTGCAGGCGGCGGAGTTGCTACGAAAGAAGGTGTTACAGCCGCAAGACTTACAAATCCTCGAACGACACAGCGATTACGGGGGCGTTTGGAAAGCTGCAACTTATCCAGGTGCTGCCTGTGATGTATTTAGTTGCACCTACCAGGTCAGTTGGCATCGAAATCCAG ACTGGAACTATCTTTTCCCCACGGCTTCAGAACTCGTCCAATACTACCAAAACTTTGCCAAATACTACAAGATTACCGACTGTACAACTTTTGGCCAGAACGTTACACAAGCCACTTGGTCTGAAGAGCGATCGTTGTGGGTCGTGGACGTTAAAGATGCCCAATCTGGAGTATGCAAACGTTGGACTTGCCGTGTTCTTATACAGGCTGCCGGAACGTATAATCGGACGAGCACACCACAAATTCCGGGAATGGACCGTTTCACGGGCAACATGTGGCATGCTTCAGAGTGGCCGGCGAAGTACGACTTCACCGGCAAGTCTGTGGCGTATGTCGGAACTGGCCCAACATCTGTCCAGGTACTGCCGTACATTCAAGCACAAGCAAAGTCGGTCAGTGTATTTTGCCGAAGCATGACTTACTGTCATCCGTTCAGCAACTTTAAATATCCAGCTTGGATTAAATGGGCATTCCGCTGGATCCCTGGCTTTCTTGCCTTATACGCCTTCATGATTGGGAATCTTTTTGGTCTATGGGCGTATTTCGCCTTTCGACCTGCATCTTGGATGGCGAAGAATACGGAACGCTATTGTCGCCGCACTTTGGAGAAACAAGTGCCTGATGATGTTCTGCGTCAAAAGTTAACACCGGTCGGGCGATTTGGGTCTAAGAGGCCACTGGTGTCTCTCTCGGGATTCTTTGAGACGCTTCAGAAGGATAATGTTGAAGTGATTAATTATTCCATTATTGCGGTGGACGAATACGGTGTTATTACAAAGCGACCACACACAGACGATGTCGTTTTGCAGATTGACGATCCGGCCGCAGTCAGCCGTCAGAGTTCAGAATCTCAGCCAAAAGCACAGAATTTGCATATTAAAGCAGATGTTCTCATATGGGGAACTGGATTTAAAATGCAAGGCTGGGGCGGAGCAGTGCCTACAACAGGTCGTGATGATCAAATTCTCAGCGATCATTGGAAGAGTTCGCCTAATGCTTTATATG GGACTATGACATCAAAGTTTCCCAACCTCATCTTCATGAACGGCCCCAATACTACTACGCCCTGGTCAAGTTTGATCCGAGGGTTGGAGATGCAAGCAGCGTTTAATCTCAAGATCATTCGACGCATTTATCAACAGTCTGTCACGCTTCCACGTTATACTATAGAACCACGCcgtgaagcagaagaagcttggaCAACATCCATGCAGCCGGAGCTCAATAAACTGGCTACTAGCCCGGAATATGGACctgctttttattatttgaATGAAAGCGGACAAAatactttcttctttccgtGGGCACAGCGATATTACCAATGGAGGACGAGAAAGTTGAATATCGTGGAGTACGTTGAATCGGGGTTATCCAAATCAGAGTAA